In Panacibacter ginsenosidivorans, the following proteins share a genomic window:
- a CDS encoding glutathione peroxidase, which translates to MKLLIASLLFIACTSATGKNSVDVKTTDNSNPGKNIYNFTIKALDGTTIDFSQFKGKKILIVNTASKCGFTPQYEGLEKLYEAHKDKLVIVGFPSDNFGGQEYQQDTAISAFCKKNYGVTFPLTTRVDVKGDNTTPVYKYLCNKSENGVLDATISWNFNKFVIDENGNLLVHFDSKVTPDSPELLKYLN; encoded by the coding sequence ATGAAACTTTTAATTGCCTCCCTGCTTTTTATTGCCTGCACTTCTGCTACCGGAAAAAATAGTGTTGATGTGAAAACTACCGACAATTCGAATCCGGGCAAAAACATTTATAACTTTACCATTAAGGCACTCGATGGAACTACAATAGATTTCTCACAGTTCAAGGGCAAAAAGATTTTGATCGTAAATACCGCTTCTAAATGTGGATTTACTCCCCAGTATGAAGGTTTGGAAAAATTATATGAAGCACATAAAGATAAATTAGTAATTGTTGGCTTTCCTTCAGATAATTTTGGTGGGCAGGAATATCAGCAGGACACAGCTATTTCCGCATTTTGCAAGAAAAATTACGGTGTTACTTTTCCTTTAACCACAAGAGTGGATGTAAAAGGAGATAACACTACACCTGTTTACAAATATCTCTGCAACAAAAGCGAGAATGGTGTACTAGATGCTACTATTTCCTGGAACTTCAACAAATTCGTTATCGACGAAAACGGAAACCTGTTGGTACATTTTGATAGCAAGGTTACCCCAGACAGTCCGGAGTTATTAAAATACCTAAATTAA